A genomic window from Microvirga mediterraneensis includes:
- the istA gene encoding IS21 family transposase: MPAKRRLTMRAIRHILRLHASGASDRSIGRSVGAARSTVQDTLKRAKAAGLTWPLPADLTDTLLEERLFARSGVKTGLRRRPEPDWAALAREMKRPGVTMTILHEEYRAACPEGYGYSRFCDLMREFERRLSPTMRQNHVAGDKVFVDYSGKKLPIVDPATGEVRHAEIFVAVLGASNLTYAEATWTQTLPDWIEAHVRMFRFFGGVPRLVVPDNLKSGVHKAAFYDPELNRSYGKLAAHYDVGILPTRSRKPRDKSKVEVGVRFAQFYILGRLRNRTFFSLAEANAAIAGVVERMNAAPLRRLGISRRELFETVERPTLAALPAEDYVFARWQFARVGLDYHSEVEGFCYSVPFGLVGGQVDVRLAQRTPEAFHKGERVAAPGRRYGGQAHGTKPEHMPASHRHYASWSPERFRSWAASFGPNTEMLIGAILASRRHPEQGYRTCIGVLRHMRGLSKERVEAASAKALAIRAFSYKGVVSLLDARASPEPASPERPAITHRNIRGPGYFH; this comes from the coding sequence ATGCCGGCAAAGAGAAGGCTGACCATGAGAGCCATACGTCACATCCTGCGCCTGCACGCCAGCGGCGCGAGCGACCGGTCGATCGGACGATCCGTCGGAGCCGCCCGCTCTACCGTGCAAGACACCCTCAAGCGGGCCAAGGCTGCCGGGCTGACCTGGCCCTTGCCCGCAGATCTCACCGACACCCTCCTCGAGGAGCGCCTGTTCGCCAGGAGCGGCGTCAAGACCGGCCTGCGCCGGCGCCCCGAGCCGGACTGGGCTGCTCTCGCCAGGGAGATGAAGCGCCCCGGCGTCACGATGACCATCCTGCACGAGGAGTACAGGGCAGCCTGCCCTGAGGGCTACGGCTACTCGCGCTTCTGCGACCTGATGCGCGAGTTTGAGCGCCGCCTGTCGCCGACCATGCGCCAGAACCACGTGGCCGGCGACAAGGTCTTCGTCGACTACTCGGGCAAGAAGCTTCCCATCGTCGATCCTGCCACCGGCGAGGTGCGCCATGCCGAGATCTTCGTCGCGGTGCTCGGCGCCTCCAACCTGACCTATGCCGAAGCCACCTGGACCCAAACCCTGCCGGATTGGATCGAGGCGCATGTGCGGATGTTCCGCTTCTTTGGCGGCGTGCCAAGGCTCGTCGTGCCGGACAACCTCAAGAGTGGTGTGCACAAGGCTGCCTTCTACGATCCCGAGCTTAATCGCAGCTACGGCAAGCTCGCGGCCCATTACGACGTTGGCATCCTGCCCACCCGCAGCCGCAAGCCTCGGGACAAGAGCAAGGTGGAGGTGGGCGTGCGCTTTGCCCAGTTCTACATTCTCGGGCGTCTGCGCAACCGCACCTTCTTCTCGCTCGCCGAGGCCAATGCTGCCATCGCGGGAGTGGTCGAGCGCATGAACGCTGCGCCCCTGCGCCGCCTCGGCATCAGCCGCCGCGAACTCTTCGAGACAGTGGAGAGACCAACCCTCGCGGCCCTGCCGGCAGAAGACTACGTGTTCGCGCGATGGCAGTTCGCCCGCGTTGGGCTCGACTATCACAGCGAGGTGGAAGGCTTCTGCTATTCCGTGCCTTTCGGCCTCGTCGGCGGGCAGGTTGACGTGCGCCTGGCGCAGCGGACCCCCGAGGCCTTCCACAAGGGCGAGCGGGTGGCCGCCCCCGGCCGCCGCTATGGTGGACAGGCGCATGGCACCAAGCCCGAGCACATGCCGGCCTCGCATCGGCATTATGCCTCCTGGTCGCCGGAGCGCTTCCGCTCCTGGGCCGCTTCGTTCGGCCCCAACACCGAGATGCTGATTGGTGCCATCCTGGCCTCCCGCCGCCATCCCGAGCAGGGATATCGCACCTGCATCGGCGTGCTGCGCCACATGCGCGGTCTTTCCAAGGAGCGGGTCGAGGCGGCATCGGCCAAAGCCCTGGCGATCAGGGCCTTCTCCTACAAGGGCGTCGTCTCTCTGCTCGATGCCCGTGCGAGCCCCGAGCCTGCTTCCCCCGAGCGTCCTGCCATCACCCACCGCAACATCCGCGGACCGGGCTACTTCCACTAA
- a CDS encoding DUF1269 domain-containing protein gives MAELVTIGFDNPHEADRVLTELARLQREYLIDLEDAVVAIRQPDGKVNLKQSINLVGVGAASGGLSGALWGSLVGLLFLNPVAGMALGGLVGAGSGALSGSLVDYGIDDNFIRQVADTLQPNTSALFILVRKAQPEKVLGELSQVRGRVLRSSLSPEQEARLQAALSGAVATPEATQNTASPSAN, from the coding sequence ATGGCAGAGCTGGTTACAATTGGCTTTGACAACCCGCATGAGGCTGATCGAGTCCTGACAGAACTGGCGCGGCTTCAACGCGAATACCTGATTGACTTGGAGGATGCGGTGGTCGCCATCCGCCAACCTGATGGCAAGGTCAACCTGAAGCAAAGCATCAATCTTGTTGGCGTTGGAGCGGCATCAGGCGGCCTGTCCGGAGCCCTGTGGGGCTCGCTCGTCGGTCTACTGTTCCTCAATCCGGTGGCAGGCATGGCTTTGGGTGGGCTCGTGGGCGCAGGCAGCGGAGCCCTGTCAGGATCGCTCGTTGACTATGGCATCGACGATAACTTCATTCGTCAAGTTGCCGACACCCTGCAGCCGAATACTTCGGCCCTGTTCATTTTGGTACGCAAGGCCCAACCTGAAAAGGTTTTGGGCGAGCTGTCACAGGTCCGTGGACGGGTGCTGCGTTCGTCCCTCTCGCCAGAGCAGGAAGCCCGTCTCCAGGCGGCGCTCTCCGGAGCGGTAGCAACGCCGGAGGCCACGCAGAACACGGCCTCTCCCTCAGCCAACTGA
- a CDS encoding universal stress protein, whose product MVAWDATPAAVHAVSAAMPFLRSTREVVVAHVTDDEAFQRRRSGVELCHHLSQHGVRTQFAPVQRGERGVADALLEAARVYDVGLLVMGAYALSALRRLIFGSATRGMFERSFDVPILMVN is encoded by the coding sequence ATGGTGGCCTGGGATGCAACGCCTGCCGCCGTGCATGCCGTTTCGGCCGCCATGCCTTTCCTCCGCTCAACCCGCGAGGTCGTTGTCGCGCATGTCACCGATGACGAAGCCTTCCAGCGCCGCCGGTCCGGCGTCGAACTCTGTCACCACCTGTCGCAGCACGGAGTTCGGACGCAGTTTGCGCCCGTGCAGCGTGGCGAGCGAGGTGTGGCCGATGCTCTTCTTGAAGCCGCCCGAGTTTATGACGTCGGTCTTCTCGTGATGGGCGCCTATGCCCTCTCGGCCCTGCGGCGTCTGATCTTCGGCAGCGCGACACGCGGCATGTTTGAGCGTTCGTTCGATGTGCCGATCTTGATGGTGAACTAA
- a CDS encoding cation-transporting P-type ATPase, translated as MDQHEKPWHNRATQEVLDEVWSSSDGLSAIEAARRLATHGLNELPAAAGWPALLRFGAVQQRPDLLPARCGRCCLPAGTCRRCGRDRAPCPCPA; from the coding sequence ATGGATCAGCACGAGAAGCCGTGGCACAATCGGGCCACGCAGGAGGTCCTTGATGAAGTCTGGAGTTCGAGCGACGGCCTTTCCGCGATCGAGGCAGCGAGACGCCTAGCCACCCACGGCCTAAACGAGCTTCCCGCCGCTGCTGGGTGGCCGGCGCTCCTGCGCTTCGGCGCAGTTCAACAACGTCCTGATCTACTTCCTGCTCGCTGCGGCCGTTGCTGCCTCCCTGCTGGGACATGTCGTCGATGCGGCCGTGATCGCGCCCCATGCCCTTGTCCTGCGTAA
- a CDS encoding NAD(P)-dependent alcohol dehydrogenase: MPKMKAAIFVEPGRIVLDEKPIPDVGPLDALVRITTTTICGTDVHILKGEYPVAHGLTIGHEPVGVIEKLGSAVQGYREGQRVIAGAICTSGHSHAALCSCHAQDGPGTRHGWKGMGGWKFGNTIDGTQAEYVLVPDAMANLAPVPEGLTDEQVLMCPDIMSTGFSGAESGAICIGDTVAVFAQGPIGLCATAGARLMGATTIIAVDSVPARMEMARRMGADHVVDFTQANPVTEIMRLTDGRGVDVAIEALGRQQTFEGALRVLRPGGTLSSLGVYSSDLKIPLDAFLAGLGDHTIRTTLCPGGKERMRRLMDVIASGRVDTRPLVTHRFKLDQIEEAYDQFANQRDGVLKVAITP, encoded by the coding sequence ATGCCCAAGATGAAAGCCGCGATCTTCGTCGAACCCGGCCGCATCGTGCTCGACGAGAAGCCGATCCCGGATGTAGGCCCGCTCGACGCCCTCGTGCGGATCACCACGACAACAATCTGCGGCACCGACGTTCACATCCTCAAGGGTGAGTATCCGGTCGCCCACGGCTTAACCATCGGGCACGAGCCTGTTGGCGTGATCGAGAAGCTTGGCTCGGCGGTGCAGGGCTACCGCGAGGGGCAACGCGTGATCGCCGGAGCGATCTGCACATCTGGCCACAGCCATGCGGCCCTATGCAGCTGCCACGCTCAGGATGGTCCTGGCACGAGGCACGGCTGGAAGGGCATGGGCGGCTGGAAGTTCGGGAACACCATCGATGGGACCCAGGCCGAATACGTGCTCGTCCCCGATGCTATGGCCAATCTGGCTCCGGTGCCGGAAGGACTCACCGACGAGCAGGTGCTCATGTGCCCCGATATCATGTCGACGGGCTTCTCCGGCGCGGAAAGCGGCGCCATCTGTATTGGGGACACAGTTGCGGTGTTTGCGCAGGGACCGATCGGCCTGTGTGCGACAGCGGGCGCGCGTCTGATGGGCGCGACCACGATCATTGCGGTTGACAGCGTGCCGGCTCGCATGGAAATGGCCCGTCGCATGGGGGCGGATCACGTGGTCGACTTCACTCAAGCAAACCCAGTGACGGAGATCATGCGGCTGACTGACGGCCGCGGGGTGGATGTTGCCATTGAGGCTCTCGGACGGCAGCAGACCTTCGAGGGGGCCCTGCGCGTCCTAAGGCCCGGCGGCACGCTCTCATCGCTCGGCGTCTATTCGAGCGACCTGAAGATCCCGCTCGATGCCTTCCTGGCCGGGCTGGGTGACCACACAATCCGCACGACCCTCTGTCCGGGTGGTAAGGAGCGCATGCGCCGCCTCATGGACGTGATCGCATCCGGACGGGTCGACACGCGGCCGCTGGTGACCCACCGGTTCAAGCTCGATCAGATAGAGGAGGCCTACGACCAGTTCGCGAACCAGCGCGACGGCGTGCTCAAGGTGGCCATCACACCTTAG